TTGGAAAACGCGCGCGAAGTTCCTGCGAAGCGATCAGCTCGTTCGCCACGGCTGCTCCGCCGATGATGCATTCATCGCCTTCGATGCGGATGCCCTTCAAGCCTTCGTCGTTGAACACCGAGCGGATCGGTGCATGGTGCATGGTGTCGTGCTTTTGCACGTAGAGGTCTGTGCCGCCCGCTAGGGGCGGGAAATTTCCCGCCCGTACGGGCGGTGCGGGCGCAATGGTCTTCAACCGTTCCGTGATCTCTGAAAAATACCCCGGCACAAACCCATTCTTCACGCTCCAGGCGATAGGATCATTCACGTCCTTCTTGGCAAGTTGCTCGGCGACATCCGCGGCTGCGCGTTCAATGCTTTTGTAGCCGGTGCACCGACAGATGTTCCCGTCGATGGAGCGCACGGCGAGCTCTGAAGTAATGGTTTCCTGCGAAAGGCAGCAACCGCTCAACGATACGACGAAGCCCGGCGTGCAGATGCCGCATTGCGTGGCGCCTTGGTCGACCATCGCTTGTTGTACGGGGCTTAGTTTATCCACGCCTGCACCATGCTCCAAGGGCTCGGTGAGGCCTTCCACCGTAACGATGTGCTTGCCGTGCACGTTCGCCAAGGCCAACAAACAGGAGGTCATCGAGCGGTATTCGAGCTTAGGCTTCTCGGCTCCGCTCGAAGACCTAAGCTCGCCGACAAGTACCGTACAAGCTCCGCAGTCGCCTTCGCGGCAGCCGATCTTGGTGCCTGATAATTGTTCGTGGTAACGGATAATGTCCAGCAGGACCGTGCCCGTTGGCGCGGTGCTTTGGATCGTACGGTCGTTCAGGATGAAGTCAGTGGTCTTGGCCATAGCAATTGCGTTTGCCAAGATAGGGGAGATACCCGCCCCGCTAAAAACCGTGCTTTACTTCAACAGCGTAACATGGCCTGTGAGGTCGTACAACTCACCGGAGTAAGCATCCCGGAATTGTAACTTCCATACGTAGACTTCGGTCTCGGATTGCATACTGGAATAGTTGCCATTCCATGTCGAACCGATCACCTCCGTGGAGAAGATCTGCTCGCCCCATCGATCGAAGACCATGAAGCTGTAATTCTCGATCCCATGGTCACGATTGAATATAGGCAAGAAACCTTCGTTGATATCATCGTTATTTGGCGTAAACGCATTCGGTACAAAGACATCCAGAATATCGAACACGGCTATCGAAGCGCAATAGACATCCGGGCACCCATTGTCATCCATTGATGTTAAACATACTTCGTACGTGTTCCCAAGAGGACTGATGAATTCAAATGTCGGTACGATCTCCGTACTTGTTCCAAGACCTGCAAAGTCCCATAAGAAATTCGTTGAATTCACGGATGTATTCACCATTAATGTTGTGGGTTCATTGGTGAACAATGTATCCGGGTCGAAGTAGAACGAAGCTTCCACAACAGGAGGAGTGCCTACGGATCCCGCACCACTTGCTTCACATCCATCTGCATTCTGCATGTGGACAGTGTAGTCATCAGGACATAGATCGCCATAAATGGTCTGCGTCGTGAACGGTCCATCATTCAAACTGAACAATACACCAGCTGTATCTTCAATGATGATGATGCCGTCGCAATCGCCAGGGCATGTTTCACCTTGGCCTATTACCGAAGCGATGGTCAAAGGGTCCGGTTGGTCAATGATAAATGGGATCGTAACGTTACATGCATTGGTATCCGCCACATTCACGGTGAATGAATATGCACATAAGCCACTGATCGCGGTGGTGTCTCCCGTACCTGCGACCTGCCATGTGTAGGTGTAAGCTCCCGGAGTTGCGTTACCACCTGTTGCAGTTGCTGTTGCGG
The nucleotide sequence above comes from Flavobacteriales bacterium. Encoded proteins:
- a CDS encoding FAD binding domain-containing protein; the encoded protein is MAKTTDFILNDRTIQSTAPTGTVLLDIIRYHEQLSGTKIGCREGDCGACTVLVGELRSSSGAEKPKLEYRSMTSCLLALANVHGKHIVTVEGLTEPLEHGAGVDKLSPVQQAMVDQGATQCGICTPGFVVSLSGCCLSQETITSELAVRSIDGNICRCTGYKSIERAAADVAEQLAKKDVNDPIAWSVKNGFVPGYFSEITERLKTIAPAPPVRAGNFPPLAGGTDLYVQKHDTMHHAPIRSVFNDEGLKGIRIEGDECIIGGAAVANELIASQELRARFPKLEKHLLLVSSTPIRNMGTLAGNFVNASPIGDLTAFFIALNSTITLRSSSGEEHQLKLKDLYKGYKDIDKSADEILTTVRFKLPTQHTRFNFEKVSKRTYLDIASVNSAIRLEMDNSTIRKAFLSAGGVAPVPKFLANTAAFLAGKEATPENVRKAVAAMNDEIAPISDARGTADYKRLLLRQLFFAHFMELFPERFKLKELA